From Echinicola soli, a single genomic window includes:
- a CDS encoding 2Fe-2S iron-sulfur cluster-binding protein, protein MVTFEVEDHDGNRQPIEAPDDMGLSLMEVLKASEYPVLATCGGMALCATCHVEVLQGKDGLGDATDPELDQLEGLPEMYDTSRLACQIRISDQLEGAVFKLRGEDQ, encoded by the coding sequence ATGGTAACATTTGAAGTAGAAGATCACGACGGCAACCGTCAGCCGATAGAAGCTCCGGATGATATGGGGCTGAGCTTAATGGAAGTACTGAAAGCCTCCGAATATCCTGTTTTGGCCACTTGTGGTGGCATGGCTCTATGCGCCACCTGCCACGTGGAAGTGCTCCAGGGAAAAGATGGCCTCGGTGATGCCACCGACCCGGAACTCGACCAGCTGGAAGGTTTGCCGGAGATGTACGACACCAGCAGGCTTGCCTGCCAAATCAGGATCAGCGACCAACTGGAGGGTGCCGTCTTCAAACTTAGAGGAGAAGATCAGTAA